From the genome of Marasmius oreades isolate 03SP1 chromosome 1, whole genome shotgun sequence:
CAGGATGTAGTCGACTGGAATGAAATCAGCATCAATCAAGGGTTTTTCGGTAATACAACTGCATAAACGGACCTTCATGTTCACCCCACAAACCATCAGAGGGTGCGAGATAATGGATGCGAGTGAGGTACTGGAATTCCTCGACTGGCGTTTGTGTTCGAGGGATGCCAAGCTCATGCTCTAGTTTCCTAGAAGCAGCTACTCGAACACCAAGCTGATCTTCCTCGACCTTTTCTTGCTCAAAATCGTCCAGCGGATGTGAGCAGCAAGTGTTTGTCCACATATCCGGGAAAGTAATCTTTTCAGAGGCACGTTTTTGGAGGAGCAGTTTGCCATCTGAGGGTCGGAAAACAAAGGCAGAGAAGGCCCGATGGAGAAGACCTTTGTTGATGTTTTCCATTAGGTGGCCTTCAGAAATGTTTTAGCCTTGGGAGGTGTAATCTATAAAGGCCACTTGCAGGTTTTCTTATCTGCTGCACCGAGAGCGTTGTCCTGTTCATCCACTAGGATACATCTCTCCTTCATTAGCTTTACTTGTACGGGATCATAGCCATTGAGGTCGATGCTGGAACGGACAGCTTTGGCAGCGGTGACAGCGGGGGAAGACATCGTGCGATCGAGTCGAGGAATAGGACGGGTCTGATGAGTCAGACGAAGAGAGCAAGTTCGGACAAGGAAGAACAGTTTGGGTGGTTTGGTAGATGGTGGTCGTTTTATACGGGACGGAACACAGCAATTGATTCACGGCGGTACAGCTAATTACTACAAGTTACAACATGGCTTACATACAACCTCCGATGACCATTATTATGTTTAATTTCGGATGATTATGAGTTAGTGTTCACGGATATGGGGCCATAAGGCTCCGCTTGAGTAACGTGGACAAGGTCTTTAGTAGCGAGAACTGGAGGGCATTCGTCTACATCTTCATCTTGCATGAACGATAGAGGGACTTGCCTAGGCAATGGTAGAAAGCAGCGGCTGCAACATGTCGAGTGCTCGTGGTCCTCGGAACGATGGTTTCAAAAGGTAAATTACCGGAAGTTCCACCTGGCATCGCCTGCTGCTGCATTTTCACATATCTGACAATTCGCGATCGGTCCTTGTCGGTTGGTAATGTAGAGCAACTCACTCGAGAAAATTGAACGAATTGCGTTCGAGCGTGACAAGGTTCAAATCAGATCGTTGAGTTTCGGAATTTCGGTTAGTtggctcctcatcttcatctgaaaGGCGGTGAATAATAAATTGGACTGATTTACGTGAATCGTATGCACAAACGCTTACCTCTCAACACGAAGTCTTCGCCTATGATCTGAGAATTTTTCCCGAAATCACCTGGGGAGGCACCTCGGGTCACTGAAATGTTTCCATTTTGACTGAGAGGTAGAGAACACTCTCGGCGACTCAAAGGGCTTTCACGAAGTTTGACATCGGCTCGTTCGAAGGCAACTCTGT
Proteins encoded in this window:
- a CDS encoding uncharacterized protein (BUSCO:EOG0926458I) is translated as MSSPAVTAAKAVRSSIDLNGYDPVQVKLMKERCILVDEQDNALGAADKKTCHLMENINKGLLHRAFSAFVFRPSDGKLLLQKRASEKITFPDMWTNTCCSHPLDDFEQEKVEEDQLGVRVAASRKLEHELGIPRTQTPVEEFQYLTRIHYLAPSDGLWGEHEVDYILFLTRDVSVTPNLNEISDHKYVDKAELQAMFDDSNNKFTPWFKLIARDFLFGWWDELCNRKIDGKVVAKRLAGVVDGTKVVKMV